A region from the Eublepharis macularius isolate TG4126 chromosome 13, MPM_Emac_v1.0, whole genome shotgun sequence genome encodes:
- the LOC129340975 gene encoding uncharacterized protein LOC129340975: MAWALVLLTVLSYYSGVSSQSPWSQPASESVSPGQTAKISCTTNSENYNIHWYQQKSGQAPRYVHYPGGSRGDGIPDRFTASVSGSMGYLTITNMQPEDEADYYCLKWYSSASQFHSANGSRVLVNQAIVEWVCAEWNSEAPWVCTFGCTLSQKGAFFSCKRIFLLSQKLLLTLTMAWALFLLTVLNFYSGITSVSPWSQPASASPSPGQTAKISCSTDSGSDTIFWYQQKSGQAPRYVHGAGYSRGDGIPERFTASASGSTGYLTITNIQPEDEADYYCAKWERSGSEIHSAENQTEPKKPSEIFQRLQQVLKIPPSGYLTFASIQVEGETDYYLVIKLLDSQMRNSDKCLGWRKLQHEWTCSPSSGVAVDHVVPMIPGIAVYGGQKGTPSFLYTSKKAG; this comes from the exons ATGGCCTGGGCACTGGTTCTCCTCACAGTTCTCAGTTACTACTCAG GTGTCAGTTCACAGTCACCTTGGAGTCAGCCTGCTTCAGAATCTGTGTCCCCGGGACAAACAGCCAAAATCTCCTGTACTACCAACAGTGAAAATTACAACATTCATTGGTATCAGCAGAAGTCTGGACAGGCCCCTCGCTACGTCCATTATCCAGGAGGCAGCAGGGGAGACGGGATCCCAGATCGATTCACGGCTTCTGTCTCTGGCAGCATGGGCTATTTAACCATCACCAACATGCAGCCTGAAGATGAGGCAGATTATTACTGTCTCAAGTGGTACAGCAGTGCTAGCCAGTTCCACAGTG CAAATGGGTCCAGAGTCCTGGTAAACCAGGCCATTGTGGAGTGGGTGTGTGCAGAATGGAACTCTGAAGCACCATGGGTGTGCACATTTGGGTGCACCCTGAGCCAGAAGGGGGCATTTTTTTCTTGCAAGCGT ATTTTTCTTTTGTCACAGAAACTTCTTTTAACTCTCACCATGGCTTGGGCCCTATTTCTCCTCACAGTTCTCAATTTCTACTCAG GTATCACTTCCGTATCACCTTGGAGTCAGCCTGCCTCAGCATCTCCGTCCCCGGGACAAACAGCCAAAATCTCCTGCTCTACCGACAGTGGAAGTGACACCATCTTTTGGTATCAACAGAAGTCTGGACAGGCCCCTCGCTATGTGCATGGTGCAGGTTACAGCAGGGGAGATGGGATCCCTGAACGATTCACAGCTTCTGCTTCTGGCAGTACCGGCTATTTAACCATTACCAACATCCAGCCTGAAGATGAGGCAGATTATTACTGTGCTAAGTGGGAGAGGAGTGGTAGCGAGATCCACAGTG CAGAGAATCAGACTGAGCCCAAGAAACCTAGTGAGATATTCCAGAGACTCCAGCAAGTGCTAAAAATTCCTCCAAGTGGCTATTTAACCTTCGCTAGCATCCAGGTGGAGGGGGAGACTGACTACTACTTGGTTATAAAATTACTGGATAGCCAGATGAGGAACTCGGATAAATGCCTGGGATGGCGCAAACTTCAGCATGAGTGGACTTGTTCG CCCTCATCCGGTGTGGCTGTTGACCATGTGGTTCCCATGATACCTGGCATAGCTGTTTATGGTGGTCAAAAGGGGACGCCCTCCTTCCTTTATaccagcaaaaaagctggctag